One genomic segment of Brachionichthys hirsutus isolate HB-005 chromosome 13, CSIRO-AGI_Bhir_v1, whole genome shotgun sequence includes these proteins:
- the vps45 gene encoding vacuolar protein sorting-associated protein 45: MSGAVSKHVTVVGELSRLVSERLLMEVSEAEQELACQNDHSNAQQSVRRLLQNPRLTETDAVRLVMLYALRYERHGGSVLPALMDELSRRGVSERHRKMVTSVVEYGGKRVRGSDLVAPTDAVAITKQFFKGLSEEF, translated from the exons GTGACGGTGGTCGGCGAATTGTCCCGCTTGGTTTCGGAGCGTCTCCTGATGGAGGTGTCGGAGGCGGAGCAGGAGTTAGCCTGTCAGAACGACCACTCCAACGCCCAGCAG agcGTTCGCCGGCTCCTCCAGAACCCTCGCCTCACGGAGACGGACGCCGTCCGCCTCGTCATGCTGTACGCGCTGAGGTACGAGCGCCACGGCGGCAGCGTCCTCCCGGCCCTGATGGACGAGCTGAGCAGGAGGGGCGTGTCCGAACGCCATCGcaag atGGTGACGTCTGTTGTTGAATACGGAGGAAAGAGAGTCAGAGGAAGTGACCTCGTCGCTCCAACAGACGCCGTCGCCATCACGAAACAGTTCTTCAAAGGCCTCTcg